From the Chanos chanos chromosome 7, fChaCha1.1, whole genome shotgun sequence genome, the window GTCACGTCATAACGAAACTCGTATTTAGCACTTCTCTTCATTTCGGTACAGAGTAGCCACAAGCAAAACGGACACGATGGTGATTGACAGAGCTCCCGATGGCTATGCGGATTTTATGGAAGTGGACGCTGATGTTATGACGAGTCCAGTGCATCTCATGTCCTTCTATGGGTGCCCCTCTCCGCCGAGCGAACACATTATTTCCGCCGGTTATCAGTCTCCCTGGTCGTCGAATTCCGACTCAGACAATAGCTGGAGCAATGCCGGTAGCCCACCACATTCTGGCAGTCAACTTGCCGGTTTTAACGGTAGGACTCTGGTGTTTCGGCATTTATACGAATGACCTCCTTCGCTAAATTGTTAAATTTAGTGCAACACGCTGTAGTGAACATAAACCGGTAATGTAAGCCAGATCTTTGAACTAAAGTAATTCAAAAGTAATTCAAAATAGTAAATTAAAAGGAAGAATTTTAGGAATATTAATGGAAATTAAAGACGCAGTCACGACAAATAtaactgaattatttatttatttataatacttTATTGTTATGCCTATTGATTATTAGAATTTTTCAAGATGTGcttagatttatttatttctccgAACAGTCTCCGAGGCCTCAGTGGGTAGCCCTCGGTCGTCGAGCAGGTACCAAGGTGTGCGCGTGAAGAACACGGTAAAGGAGCTGATAATGATGAAACGACTCGGAAAAGAAAGTCAGGTAACCTATACAAAAACCCAGCATGCGTATTACAGACCGTTACACATCTAGTAAAACAAATTAGTTTGTCTATAAATAGAATTGTGGAAGTGTCTTCAATTAAACCCTGATATTCTGCTACAAACAACTCTTCTGTCCCCATTGATGAACTGCGCTTTAAATATCTAAGCTTTGGATCATATTCATGCTTGTCTTGTagaattataaatatattttgagCCATAGGGTCCTACCTCAAAATTAAGGCAGATGTGGGATAAGAGCTTGTACAATAAATTTCTACTATTTTGTTTAATGCGAGTTGTATTTTTGCCTCTTTTCAGGTACAGAAGCAGCcagtggaaaatgaatgtcCAGGTAACACAGCATCAATATTTCCTCAGCCTTTGCATTACATTCAGCtgtatttaaatacaaaaaaatgatagtagttttatttattctcttcagagttatttttcagaatattaataaaattttattttattttatttttttagcctTGACTTCAATCCTACAAGCGACAAAGCGCACTGCTGTCCATATGCCCCACTGTTTTCATAAAAAACCACCAGCAGCCGCACACAACAATGTTCTGGTAGTTATCTCCACTTCTTTACCGAACACTTATGTCTCTTCATGATGTTCTGCAGCCTAGCCATAACACGTGTTCCATATTCAAACGAGAAGAATACTGAGTAATATTGAGCACAGCCATTGAAACGCACGGTATATTTTCTTTTCTAGTCTCAGTACACACAGGACACCAGTCTCCCGCTAGACCGAGACATCTACACTAACAGCATCATGCCCAACACAGTGGAGAATGCCACCGGGTCTCTGTCCATCGAGTCTGTGACAGTGCGCGGCAGCAGCTTTGAGATCTGCACCCCACCACCAGAACAAGACCTGCTGTCACTGTGTGCCAAAGCAGCTCCCAGTCCCTTCCAAACAAACTGCCCGCTGCTCCAAACCGTGGAGCGCCCTTACGAAGCCCCCTTACAGAGCATGACCTCTCAGCCAGTCTCTTTGTCCACCAACACACCATCTCTACCAGTTTCTTTCTTCCAATGGCAAATTCagcaagaggaggagaaactggCTGGACTGACCCAGGTGGAGCTCACTTCACGGGATGCCGACGGTGACACGTGAGTATGGGGTGGTTTCTAGCTTTAGTGTAATGGCACTTTGCAGGATAGCACAGTGTATGTTTaacacagagaaggacagaggtAACTTCAGTAACTAATATCACCCAATAAAGAAGCCAAgagggatggaggaggaggaggaggggggggggtaggatcctcatagatagagagatattcagtgtgtttgagcTTGCCACTCATGCCTTTTTACTATCTAAACACGATGTAGATTAAGATAAAGTGAACTGAATAAGTTCCTGGAAACAGTGGTTAGTACACGTGGGATTGGAGTGCTATCTAAATAATGGGTCTAT encodes:
- the nfkbiz gene encoding NF-kappa-B inhibitor zeta — its product is MVIDRAPDGYADFMEVDADVMTSPVHLMSFYGCPSPPSEHIISAGYQSPWSSNSDSDNSWSNAGSPPHSGSQLAGFNVSEASVGSPRSSSRYQGVRVKNTVKELIMMKRLGKESQVQKQPVENECPALTSILQATKRTAVHMPHCFHKKPPAAAHNNVLSQYTQDTSLPLDRDIYTNSIMPNTVENATGSLSIESVTVRGSSFEICTPPPEQDLLSLCAKAAPSPFQTNCPLLQTVERPYEAPLQSMTSQPVSLSTNTPSLPVSFFQWQIQQEEEKLAGLTQVELTSRDADGDTYLHIAVAQGRRALAYVLAKKMAEVNMLDIKEHNHQSAFQVSVAANQHLIAQDLLSLGAQVNTADCWGRTPLHVCAEKGHSLTLQAIQKYIQCDGGHVNVEAINYEGLTALHVAVLSHNAVVQELSRVGEPRSPQMVALVQRRKLLGDCISTLLVIGASYGAKDRKSGRTALHMAAEEANVELLRLFLDQPNSLSVINVKAYNGNTALHVASALQGRMAQVDAVKLLMRRGADPSSKNLENEQPAQLVPEGPVGDQVRRILKGRGAHVRVYAV